From a region of the Mycolicibacterium sp. MU0050 genome:
- the pdhA gene encoding pyruvate dehydrogenase (acetyl-transferring) E1 component subunit alpha encodes MAGSAHAPVSDGTAGIEPVQLIAPDGASTSQRRYRRDLPPETLSWLYEMMVLTRELDIEFVNLQRQGELALYASCRGQEAAQVGAAACLRKTDWLFPQYRELGAFLIRAITPAQMGAMWRGSWHGGLGFTDKRCAPISIPIGTQQLHAVGAAMAAQRLGEDSVTVAFLGDGATSEGDVHEALNLASVFNAPCVFYVQNNQWAISVPVAQQVAGPSIAHRAAGYGMPGVRVDGNDVLACYAVMAEAAQRARDGGGPTLIEAVTYRMGPHTTSDDPTRYRDEDEVRQWAARDPISRYRSHLQRIGVYSDRLEARVAARAERMRTELRDAIVGAPDPDVTEMFDTVYAEITPALAEQREQLRIELAKEA; translated from the coding sequence ATGGCTGGGTCTGCTCACGCACCGGTGTCCGACGGCACCGCCGGGATCGAACCGGTGCAGCTCATCGCACCCGATGGTGCCTCGACCAGCCAGCGGCGTTACCGCCGCGATCTGCCGCCGGAGACGTTGTCCTGGCTCTACGAGATGATGGTCCTCACCCGCGAACTCGACATCGAGTTCGTCAATCTGCAGCGCCAGGGAGAGTTGGCGCTGTACGCCTCGTGCCGAGGTCAGGAGGCCGCGCAGGTGGGCGCGGCGGCCTGCCTACGCAAGACCGACTGGCTGTTCCCGCAGTACCGTGAGCTCGGCGCCTTCCTGATCCGCGCCATCACACCGGCGCAGATGGGTGCGATGTGGCGGGGCAGCTGGCACGGCGGGCTCGGTTTCACCGACAAACGCTGCGCGCCCATCTCCATCCCGATCGGCACGCAGCAGCTGCACGCCGTCGGGGCCGCGATGGCCGCCCAGCGCCTCGGCGAGGACTCGGTGACGGTGGCCTTCCTCGGCGACGGCGCCACCAGCGAGGGCGACGTGCACGAGGCCCTCAACCTGGCATCGGTGTTCAACGCCCCGTGCGTGTTCTACGTGCAGAACAACCAGTGGGCGATCTCCGTTCCGGTGGCGCAGCAGGTGGCCGGGCCGTCGATCGCGCATCGCGCCGCCGGGTACGGGATGCCCGGCGTCCGCGTGGACGGCAACGACGTGCTGGCCTGCTACGCGGTGATGGCCGAGGCCGCCCAGCGCGCGCGGGACGGCGGCGGCCCGACCCTGATCGAGGCGGTGACCTACCGGATGGGCCCGCACACCACCTCCGACGATCCGACGCGCTACCGCGACGAGGACGAAGTGCGGCAATGGGCGGCGCGCGACCCGATTTCGCGATACCGCAGCCATCTGCAACGCATCGGGGTGTACAGCGATCGGCTCGAGGCACGGGTGGCCGCCCGCGCCGAGCGCATGCGCACCGAGTTGCGCGACGCGATCGTCGGCGCGCCCGATCCCGACGTCACCGAGATGTTCGACACCGTCTACGCCGAGATCACCCCGGCGTTGGCCGAACAACGCGAGCAGTTGCGCATCGAGTTGGCGAAGGAGGCGTGA
- a CDS encoding alpha-ketoacid dehydrogenase subunit beta: protein MTQIFDRPPMADDDAPAPRGPLLRPVPSDTEVTMVSAINRALHDAMANDDRVLVFGEDVARLGGVFRVTEGLSETFGESRCFDTPLAESAIVGVAIGMAIRGLRPVPEIQFDGFSYPAFDQIASHLAKYRMRTRGGVDMAVTLRIPSFGGIGAVEHHSESTETYWAHTAGLKVVVPSTPSDAYWLLRHAIAGRDPVIYLEPKRRYWTRGPLDTTVPAEPIGRAAIRHPGTDVTVVTYGPLVDTAVSAAGLAAETQGWSLEVLDLRSLNPLDFDTVADSVRRTGRCVIMHEGPRTLGFGAELAARVSEELFYELEAPVLRATGFDTPYPPARLEKAWLPGPDRLLDCVEKVMSLP, encoded by the coding sequence ATGACCCAGATCTTCGACCGGCCGCCGATGGCCGACGACGACGCACCCGCACCCCGGGGGCCGCTGCTGCGACCGGTGCCGTCGGACACCGAGGTCACCATGGTCAGCGCCATCAACCGGGCGCTGCACGACGCGATGGCCAACGACGACCGCGTGCTGGTGTTCGGCGAGGACGTCGCCCGCCTCGGCGGGGTGTTCCGGGTCACCGAGGGGCTCAGCGAAACCTTCGGTGAGTCAAGGTGTTTCGACACCCCGCTCGCCGAATCCGCGATAGTCGGGGTGGCGATCGGCATGGCGATCCGCGGGCTGCGGCCCGTGCCCGAGATCCAGTTCGACGGCTTCAGCTACCCGGCGTTCGACCAGATCGCGAGCCATCTCGCGAAGTATCGGATGCGCACCCGCGGGGGCGTCGACATGGCCGTGACCCTGCGGATCCCGTCGTTCGGCGGCATCGGGGCGGTCGAGCACCATTCCGAATCGACCGAGACCTACTGGGCGCACACCGCCGGACTCAAGGTCGTGGTGCCGTCGACCCCGTCGGACGCCTACTGGCTGTTGCGACACGCGATCGCCGGCCGGGACCCGGTGATCTATCTGGAACCCAAGCGGCGGTACTGGACCCGCGGACCCCTGGACACCACGGTGCCCGCGGAACCGATTGGGCGCGCGGCCATCCGGCACCCCGGCACCGACGTCACGGTCGTGACCTACGGCCCGCTGGTCGACACCGCGGTCAGCGCCGCCGGACTGGCGGCCGAGACCCAGGGGTGGAGTCTGGAGGTCCTCGACCTGAGGTCGTTGAATCCGTTGGACTTCGACACCGTCGCGGATTCGGTGCGCAGGACCGGGCGGTGCGTCATCATGCACGAGGGCCCGCGCACCCTCGGCTTCGGCGCCGAGTTGGCCGCCCGGGTGAGCGAGGAGTTGTTCTACGAGCTGGAGGCGCCGGTGTTGCGCGCCACCGGGTTTGACACCCCGTATCCGCCGGCCCGGCTGGAGAAGGCGTGGTTGCCGGGGCCGGACCGATTGCTGGACTGCGTCGAGAAGGTCATGAGTCTGCCATGA
- a CDS encoding dihydrolipoamide acetyltransferase family protein, whose product MTAGEGSLRDFLVPDLGEGLEDATVIGWSVAVGDEVELNQTLCTLETAKAQVEIPSPYAGRIAELGGAEGDVLPVGGVLVRIDTGAAAPSSSATPPAAPAAGPSPARSPVLVGYGADAGFDTSRRRDGRPRAKPSVRKLAAELGVDLAGLSPDADGVISREAVLAAADGPPGNADDHITEVRGVQAEMAKRMALSRSQIPDAHGSVTVDCTRLLELGERLGVTPFVVMLRLLVLALTHHGVFNSTWVDGPDGPRLHTHPGIHLGIGVAAPRGLLVPVVHDAQELSTRELAEVVRRRVDSARAGTLKPVELQGSTFTVSNFGALGLDEAVPVINYPEAAILGIGSIKPRAIVIDDAVVARPTATLTCAFDHRIADGAQLGAFLGELRGLIELPETALLDL is encoded by the coding sequence ATGACTGCCGGGGAGGGTTCGCTGCGGGATTTCCTGGTGCCCGACCTGGGGGAGGGACTCGAGGACGCCACGGTGATCGGGTGGAGTGTCGCCGTGGGGGACGAGGTCGAACTCAACCAGACGCTGTGCACGTTGGAGACCGCCAAGGCGCAGGTCGAGATCCCCAGTCCGTACGCCGGCCGGATCGCCGAATTGGGCGGAGCCGAAGGCGATGTGCTGCCCGTCGGCGGGGTGCTGGTGCGCATCGACACCGGTGCCGCCGCACCGAGCAGTTCGGCAACTCCGCCCGCGGCCCCGGCGGCCGGTCCGTCTCCGGCGCGCAGCCCGGTGCTGGTGGGCTACGGCGCCGACGCCGGCTTCGACACCAGTCGCCGCCGCGACGGCAGGCCGCGGGCGAAGCCGTCGGTGCGCAAGCTGGCCGCCGAACTCGGCGTGGACCTCGCCGGGTTGAGCCCGGATGCCGACGGGGTGATCTCCCGCGAGGCCGTGCTCGCCGCCGCCGATGGTCCCCCGGGCAACGCCGATGATCACATCACCGAGGTGCGTGGCGTGCAAGCCGAGATGGCCAAACGGATGGCCTTGTCGCGCAGTCAGATTCCTGACGCCCACGGCAGCGTCACGGTGGACTGCACGCGGCTGCTGGAGCTCGGCGAGCGCCTGGGTGTGACGCCGTTCGTCGTGATGTTGCGCCTGCTGGTGTTGGCGTTGACGCACCACGGCGTCTTCAACTCGACCTGGGTGGACGGGCCCGACGGCCCGCGGCTGCACACGCATCCGGGCATCCACCTCGGGATCGGTGTGGCCGCCCCGCGCGGACTGCTGGTCCCGGTGGTGCACGACGCCCAGGAGTTGAGCACCCGGGAGCTGGCCGAGGTGGTCCGCCGGCGGGTGGACAGCGCCCGGGCGGGCACGCTCAAACCCGTTGAGCTGCAAGGTTCGACATTCACGGTGTCGAATTTCGGCGCGCTGGGTCTGGACGAGGCCGTGCCGGTGATCAACTATCCGGAGGCCGCGATCCTGGGGATCGGGTCCATCAAGCCCCGCGCCATCGTCATCGACGATGCGGTGGTCGCGCGCCCGACGGCAACCCTGACCTGCGCCTTCGACCACCGCATCGCCGATGGTGCGCAGCTGGGAGCGTTTCTGGGCGAGCTGCGGGGCCTGATCGAGCTGCCCGAAACCGCGTTGCTGGACCTCTGA
- a CDS encoding enoyl-CoA hydratase, producing the protein MSSDLVLYSVTDRVALVTVNDPDRRNAVTDDMSAGLRAAVDRAEADTDVHALVVTGAGKAFCAGADLSALGSAAEEGLLRIYDGFMAVANCALPTIAAVNGAAVGAGLNLALAADVRIAGPHAMFDPRFQKLGIHPGGGATWMLQRGVGPQAARAALLFGMRFDAQSAVAHGLALQVADDPVAAALELAAGPASAPREVVLATKATMRATASPGSVDTELHHTAMRTELGPQAKSIQSPEFQARLQAAQRK; encoded by the coding sequence ATGAGTTCTGACCTCGTGCTCTACTCCGTCACCGACCGCGTCGCGCTGGTCACCGTCAACGATCCCGACCGGCGCAACGCCGTCACCGACGACATGTCGGCCGGCCTCCGCGCGGCCGTCGACCGTGCCGAGGCCGACACCGACGTGCACGCACTGGTCGTCACCGGCGCCGGTAAGGCATTTTGCGCGGGCGCCGACCTCAGCGCGCTCGGGTCGGCCGCCGAGGAGGGGCTGCTGCGCATTTACGACGGCTTCATGGCGGTCGCCAACTGCGCCCTGCCGACGATCGCCGCCGTCAACGGCGCCGCGGTGGGGGCCGGGCTGAACCTCGCGTTGGCGGCCGACGTCCGCATCGCGGGCCCGCACGCCATGTTCGACCCCCGGTTCCAGAAGCTGGGTATTCACCCCGGCGGCGGCGCCACCTGGATGCTGCAGCGCGGCGTGGGCCCGCAGGCCGCCCGCGCCGCCCTGCTGTTCGGCATGCGGTTCGACGCCCAGTCGGCCGTCGCCCACGGTCTGGCCCTGCAGGTCGCCGACGACCCGGTGGCCGCCGCCCTGGAGCTGGCCGCCGGACCGGCGTCAGCTCCGCGCGAGGTGGTGCTGGCCACCAAGGCGACCATGCGCGCCACCGCTTCTCCCGGTTCGGTCGATACCGAGCTGCACCACACCGCCATGCGCACCGAGCTTGGCCCGCAGGCGAAGTCGATCCAGTCACCGGAATTCCAGGCCCGCCTGCAGGCCGCGCAACGCAAGTAG
- a CDS encoding (2Fe-2S)-binding protein has translation MNSWESISGDRPRRALRATGGIGPHFVIRLDPTSPGVSAEEFFSQPHLRQLVEDVAHRLDTTEPRVAVSSLQYELAERLWAVTLGAWVTDGLIPDLHAVTYGRSPAGHVRFHLPIPTALERPGATPAETAALVADLVINQLTSAHIALKSVTEVAAGLLWGNAAAALVLVTNTLLGRGEHHHHDVDAISRQILATPPLSGRLDGDIIGAIKRRSCCLYYRTAARRTCGDCPLSGTAIVRSQP, from the coding sequence GTGAACAGCTGGGAATCCATCAGCGGCGATCGGCCGCGCCGCGCACTGCGCGCCACCGGGGGCATCGGCCCGCACTTCGTGATCCGCCTCGACCCAACGTCTCCTGGGGTCAGTGCCGAGGAGTTCTTTTCACAGCCCCACTTGCGTCAACTCGTCGAGGACGTAGCGCACCGCCTGGACACAACTGAGCCGCGCGTCGCGGTGTCGTCGTTGCAGTACGAACTTGCGGAACGCCTTTGGGCCGTGACGTTAGGGGCTTGGGTGACGGACGGGCTGATACCCGACCTACATGCCGTGACTTACGGAAGATCTCCGGCGGGGCATGTCAGATTTCATCTTCCAATCCCCACCGCACTCGAGCGCCCCGGCGCCACACCGGCCGAAACTGCGGCACTTGTCGCCGATCTCGTCATCAATCAGTTGACCTCGGCGCACATCGCGCTGAAGTCCGTCACCGAGGTGGCCGCGGGTCTGCTGTGGGGCAACGCCGCCGCTGCACTGGTGCTGGTGACGAATACGCTTTTGGGTCGGGGAGAGCACCATCACCATGACGTGGACGCGATATCGCGGCAGATCCTGGCCACGCCGCCTCTGTCTGGGCGTCTCGACGGGGACATCATCGGGGCAATCAAACGTCGCAGTTGCTGCCTCTACTACCGCACGGCCGCGCGACGCACCTGCGGTGACTGTCCCCTCAGCGGCACAGCGATCGTCAGGTCGCAACCGTAA
- a CDS encoding dihydropteroate synthase: MNRSRPRGTPLRVMGMVNVTPDSFWTRSRFETLERAPSAGRKMFDDGARAVDVGGESARPHAVPVSVDEELDRVAMLNAIWGLTPNGRAT, encoded by the coding sequence ATGAATCGGAGCCGACCCCGTGGCACGCCGCTGCGCGTGATGGGAATGGTGAATGTCACGCCCGACTCCTTCTGGACCAGAAGCAGATTCGAGACGCTGGAACGGGCGCCGAGCGCGGGCCGGAAGATGTTCGATGACGGTGCACGAGCGGTCGACGTCGGAGGCGAATCCGCCCGGCCCCACGCTGTCCCGGTGTCAGTGGACGAGGAACTTGACCGCGTTGCGATGCTGAACGCCATCTGGGGGCTGACGCCGAATGGACGCGCAACGTGA
- a CDS encoding mycobacterial-type methylenetetrahydrofolate reductase: MPLNTIALELVPPNTDRGAEYARDEAREVLQYSAEAGIAGRIGHVTIPGMIAEDADRPIELKPKLDVLDYWSAIHPELPGVQGMCTQVTSFLNESALRSRLTGLGEAGFDGIIFVGVPRTMNDGEGGGVAPTDALSKFDDVVPNRGVILIPTRDGEQGRFDFKCDHGATFWMTQLLYSDAIVDFLSEYSRISEHRPEILLSFGFVPKLESKVRLIDWLIQDPGNPAVAAEQEFVRGLAASEPEIKRRRLLDLYKRVIDGVAELGYPLSLHFEAPYGVSKPAFDTFAEMLDYWSPQS, translated from the coding sequence GTGCCCCTGAACACCATCGCGTTGGAACTGGTACCACCCAACACCGACCGCGGGGCCGAGTACGCTCGCGACGAGGCGCGTGAGGTCCTACAGTATTCCGCTGAGGCCGGCATCGCGGGTCGCATTGGGCACGTCACGATCCCCGGGATGATCGCGGAGGACGCCGATCGCCCCATCGAGTTGAAGCCCAAACTTGACGTCTTGGATTATTGGTCGGCCATCCATCCGGAACTTCCCGGCGTCCAAGGTATGTGCACGCAGGTCACCTCGTTCCTGAACGAATCTGCGCTTCGCAGCCGGCTCACAGGTCTGGGCGAAGCGGGATTCGACGGCATCATCTTCGTCGGTGTCCCTCGCACGATGAACGACGGGGAGGGCGGCGGTGTCGCACCCACGGACGCTCTGTCGAAGTTCGACGACGTGGTACCGAACCGGGGCGTCATCCTGATCCCGACGCGCGATGGCGAGCAGGGACGTTTTGATTTCAAATGCGATCACGGCGCCACCTTCTGGATGACGCAGTTGCTCTATTCCGATGCGATCGTCGATTTCCTCTCCGAATACTCGCGAATCAGCGAGCACCGGCCCGAGATTCTGCTGTCGTTCGGCTTCGTGCCGAAGCTGGAAAGCAAAGTCCGCCTGATCGATTGGCTGATACAGGATCCCGGCAACCCGGCGGTCGCTGCGGAGCAGGAGTTCGTCCGAGGCCTTGCCGCAAGTGAACCCGAAATCAAACGCCGTCGGCTCCTCGACTTGTACAAGCGAGTGATCGATGGGGTGGCCGAATTGGGCTATCCGCTCAGTTTGCACTTCGAGGCGCCCTACGGTGTCTCGAAGCCGGCTTTCGACACCTTCGCCGAGATGCTCGACTACTGGTCGCCGCAATCATGA
- a CDS encoding alpha/beta hydrolase, with protein sequence MTLVTDAAQPAARPGPLQAALGLMANPVGTFQAASVLLRGAPSLAGWLAGWAVTEFPLRVLTGHALSSVNAAPVNRFTAGLAAQRADSVLQDALVEAHGPDYAEQVSHPVTDPTVRRHSVAGVWRATQRSRYATVTRNVSYGPGGRDHLLDIWRRPDVTPDAKVPVLLQVPGGAWALSEKRGQAVPLLSRMVELGWICVTINYSRSPFSAWPAHIIDVKRAIAWLRENIAEHGGDPDFIAITGGSAGAHIGSLAALTANNAALQPGFEDVDTSVAAAVPYYGAYDLTDPANMCELMLPFLENFVMRARLADAPGLYRDASPIAHVHRDAPPFFVLHGRNDAVIPHTQAQIFVDALRGVGAATVAHAELPNAHHAFDTIATVRSQMVTDTVADFLGITYGRHRLGLDRLVHHVG encoded by the coding sequence ATGACGCTGGTGACGGACGCGGCCCAACCCGCCGCCCGCCCAGGGCCGCTGCAGGCGGCGTTGGGCCTGATGGCCAATCCCGTTGGAACCTTCCAGGCGGCCTCGGTGCTGCTGCGAGGCGCTCCCTCGCTGGCCGGGTGGCTGGCCGGCTGGGCCGTCACCGAGTTCCCGCTGCGGGTGCTCACCGGGCACGCGCTGTCTTCGGTGAACGCCGCGCCGGTGAACCGCTTCACCGCCGGCCTGGCTGCACAGCGCGCCGACAGCGTGCTGCAGGACGCCCTCGTCGAGGCGCACGGACCCGACTACGCCGAGCAGGTGTCGCACCCGGTCACCGACCCCACCGTCCGCCGGCACAGCGTCGCCGGGGTATGGCGCGCCACCCAACGCAGCCGATACGCCACCGTCACCCGCAATGTGTCCTACGGTCCGGGCGGTCGCGATCATCTGCTCGACATCTGGCGTCGCCCCGACGTCACCCCGGACGCCAAGGTTCCGGTCCTGCTGCAGGTGCCCGGCGGCGCGTGGGCGCTCAGCGAAAAACGCGGCCAAGCCGTGCCATTGCTCAGCCGGATGGTCGAACTCGGCTGGATCTGCGTGACCATCAACTACAGCCGGAGCCCGTTCAGCGCGTGGCCGGCGCACATCATCGACGTCAAGCGGGCCATCGCCTGGTTGCGGGAAAACATCGCCGAGCACGGTGGCGACCCGGATTTCATCGCGATCACCGGCGGCTCGGCCGGCGCGCACATCGGTTCGCTGGCGGCGCTGACCGCCAACAACGCCGCGCTGCAACCCGGGTTCGAGGACGTCGACACCAGCGTGGCCGCCGCGGTGCCGTATTACGGCGCCTACGACCTCACCGACCCGGCGAACATGTGCGAGTTGATGCTGCCGTTCCTGGAGAACTTCGTGATGCGCGCCCGCCTGGCCGATGCTCCCGGTCTGTACCGGGACGCGTCGCCGATCGCCCACGTGCATCGTGACGCACCGCCGTTCTTCGTCCTGCACGGACGCAACGATGCGGTCATCCCGCACACCCAGGCGCAGATCTTCGTCGACGCGCTGCGGGGCGTCGGCGCCGCCACCGTCGCACACGCCGAACTTCCCAACGCGCACCACGCTTTTGACACCATCGCCACGGTGCGATCGCAGATGGTCACCGACACCGTCGCCGATTTCCTCGGCATCACCTACGGCCGGCACCGCCTGGGACTGGACCGCCTCGTCCACCACGTAGGGTGA
- a CDS encoding wax ester/triacylglycerol synthase family O-acyltransferase, with protein MSESFDASAFSDELSAVDQLLHRGEANPRTRSGIMAVELLDATPDWERYRTTYENASRRVPRLRQKVVMPTLPTANARWVIDPDFDLDFHVRRVRAPEPGGIRQVFDIAEVIQQSPLDITRPLWSATLIEGLEGGRAAQILHLSHAVADGVGMVAMFTEIYDLEPDAPPRPAAPLPIPQDLSPNDLMRSGLNALPGSIVGGVRGALFGALGVVGKAITHPGSVVSGALDYAGSSRRIVRQAAPPSPLLRRRSLSTRTEAIEIPLADLHRVAKTAGGSINDAYLAGLCGALRRYHEALGVPVPTLPMAVPVNLRADSDPAGGNRFAGVNIAAPIGTVDAAARMHKIRAQMTQRREEAALDVLGVVAPVLSLLPDPVLESMTGAVIASDVQASNVPVYPGDSFIAGTKVLRQFGIGPLPGVAMMVVLVSRGGYCTISARYDRAAITDEALFARCFAAGFDEVLALAGDPDLRVTPVSFAAPDTGTDNGGGDAEPTDPSSNGSAV; from the coding sequence GTGAGTGAGTCCTTCGACGCGTCCGCGTTCTCCGATGAGCTCAGCGCCGTGGATCAGTTGCTGCACCGCGGCGAGGCCAACCCGCGCACGAGGTCGGGCATCATGGCGGTCGAGTTGCTCGACGCCACCCCGGACTGGGAGCGGTACCGCACCACCTACGAAAACGCTTCGCGGCGGGTGCCGCGGCTGCGACAGAAGGTCGTCATGCCGACGTTGCCCACGGCCAACGCCCGCTGGGTCATCGACCCCGATTTCGACCTCGACTTCCACGTCCGGCGGGTTCGGGCCCCCGAACCGGGCGGCATCCGTCAGGTCTTCGACATCGCCGAGGTCATCCAGCAATCACCGTTGGACATCACCCGCCCGCTGTGGAGTGCGACGCTGATCGAAGGGCTCGAAGGGGGCCGCGCCGCGCAGATCCTGCACCTGAGTCACGCGGTGGCCGACGGCGTGGGCATGGTCGCGATGTTCACCGAGATCTACGATCTGGAACCCGACGCGCCGCCGCGGCCCGCGGCACCGCTGCCCATCCCGCAGGACCTCTCACCCAACGACCTGATGCGCTCCGGGCTCAACGCCTTGCCCGGGTCCATCGTCGGCGGGGTCCGGGGCGCGCTCTTCGGCGCTCTCGGCGTGGTGGGCAAGGCCATCACCCACCCCGGTTCGGTGGTCTCCGGAGCGCTCGACTACGCCGGTTCCAGCCGACGGATCGTGCGCCAGGCCGCGCCACCGTCACCCCTGTTGCGCCGGCGCAGCCTCTCGACGCGCACCGAGGCGATCGAGATTCCGCTCGCCGACCTGCATCGAGTGGCCAAGACGGCCGGCGGCTCGATCAACGACGCCTATCTGGCCGGGCTCTGCGGTGCGTTGCGGCGCTACCACGAGGCCCTCGGTGTGCCCGTCCCCACGCTGCCGATGGCGGTGCCGGTCAACCTGCGGGCCGACTCCGACCCCGCCGGCGGAAACCGGTTTGCCGGCGTCAACATCGCCGCGCCCATCGGCACGGTCGATGCCGCGGCGCGCATGCACAAGATCCGCGCGCAGATGACCCAGCGCCGCGAAGAGGCGGCGCTCGACGTGCTCGGCGTGGTCGCCCCGGTGCTCTCCTTGCTGCCCGACCCGGTGCTGGAGTCGATGACCGGTGCGGTGATCGCGTCGGACGTGCAGGCCAGCAACGTGCCGGTGTATCCGGGCGACAGCTTCATCGCCGGGACAAAAGTGTTGCGGCAGTTCGGAATCGGCCCGCTGCCGGGGGTGGCCATGATGGTCGTGCTGGTGTCCCGCGGCGGGTACTGCACCATCTCGGCGCGCTATGACCGCGCCGCGATCACCGACGAGGCGTTGTTCGCACGCTGTTTCGCCGCCGGCTTCGACGAGGTGCTGGCGCTGGCCGGGGACCCGGATCTGCGCGTCACCCCCGTCTCGTTCGCCGCCCCCGACACCGGCACCGACAACGGCGGCGGCGACGCGGAACCGACAGACCCCTCAAGCAACGGATCGGCGGTGTGA
- a CDS encoding HAD-IB family hydrolase, which produces MTSPRDLRLPGSVAEVKASPPGPKIGAFFDLDGTLVAGFTGVILTQEQFRRRELGLGDLIGMIQAGLNHQLGRSEFEDLITSATSVMRGRSITDMDQVGERLFKQHIEARIYPEMRDLVRAHLDRGHTVCLSSSALTIQVEPVAEFLGIPNTLTNQFELDEDGTLTGQVVRPILWGPGKANAVQKFAAERGIDLKDSYFYADGNEDVALMYLVGHPRPTNPEGKMAAVARQRGWPILRFTSRGGPSLTGALKTIAGLGSVVPIAAGAIGWGMLTRSRRRGINFFTSNWGSILLASNGVKLNVLGRENLDKQRPAVFIFNHRNNFDPIITSALVRDNFTGVGKKELADDPIAGTLGKLMDAVFIDRDNTESAVASLKQVEDLVRKGLSIVMAPEGTRLDTTTVGPFKKGPFRLAMSAGIPIVPVVIRNAEVIGSRDATLMRPGTVDVVVFPPISVQDWTVENLEERIAQVRQLYLDTLQSWPEGEVPEVALGAPKKAGPKKAAAKKPAKKAAKNTAKKAAAKKVAKAAKNSAATKKSAAKSPGSAAESGAPPPVQGRP; this is translated from the coding sequence ATGACGTCACCTCGGGATTTGCGACTGCCGGGCTCGGTGGCCGAGGTCAAGGCCAGCCCACCGGGACCGAAGATCGGTGCGTTCTTCGACTTGGACGGCACCCTGGTCGCCGGGTTCACCGGAGTCATCCTGACCCAGGAGCAGTTTCGGCGCCGCGAGCTCGGCCTCGGCGACCTGATCGGCATGATCCAGGCCGGCCTGAACCACCAACTGGGGCGTTCCGAGTTCGAGGACCTCATCACCTCGGCGACCTCGGTGATGCGGGGTCGGTCGATCACCGACATGGACCAGGTGGGCGAGCGGCTGTTCAAGCAGCACATCGAGGCCCGCATCTACCCGGAGATGCGCGACCTGGTGCGGGCCCATCTGGACCGCGGCCACACCGTGTGCCTGAGCTCGTCGGCGTTGACCATCCAGGTGGAGCCGGTCGCGGAATTTCTCGGCATCCCGAACACGCTGACCAACCAGTTCGAGCTCGACGAGGACGGGACGCTCACCGGGCAGGTGGTGCGGCCCATCCTGTGGGGGCCCGGCAAGGCGAACGCGGTGCAGAAGTTCGCCGCCGAACGCGGAATCGACCTGAAGGACAGTTACTTCTACGCCGACGGCAACGAGGACGTCGCGCTGATGTACCTGGTGGGCCATCCGCGCCCGACCAACCCCGAGGGCAAGATGGCCGCGGTGGCGCGTCAACGCGGTTGGCCCATCCTCAGATTCACCAGCCGCGGCGGCCCCAGTCTCACCGGCGCGCTGAAGACCATCGCCGGGCTCGGCTCCGTGGTCCCGATCGCCGCCGGCGCCATCGGCTGGGGGATGCTGACCCGCAGCCGACGCCGCGGCATCAACTTCTTCACCAGCAACTGGGGCTCGATCCTGTTGGCCTCCAACGGGGTCAAGCTGAATGTCCTGGGCCGGGAGAACCTCGACAAGCAGCGGCCGGCGGTGTTCATCTTCAACCACCGCAACAACTTCGACCCGATCATCACCAGTGCTCTGGTGCGGGACAACTTCACGGGGGTGGGCAAGAAGGAACTGGCCGACGACCCGATCGCGGGCACGCTGGGCAAGCTGATGGACGCGGTCTTCATCGACCGCGACAACACCGAGTCCGCCGTCGCCTCGCTGAAGCAGGTCGAGGATCTGGTGCGTAAGGGGCTGTCCATCGTGATGGCCCCGGAGGGCACCCGGCTCGACACCACCACCGTCGGCCCGTTCAAGAAGGGCCCGTTCCGCCTGGCGATGTCGGCCGGGATTCCCATCGTCCCGGTGGTGATCCGCAACGCGGAGGTCATCGGTTCTCGGGACGCCACCTTGATGCGACCCGGCACGGTGGATGTCGTGGTGTTCCCGCCGATTTCGGTGCAGGACTGGACCGTCGAGAATCTCGAGGAACGGATCGCGCAGGTGCGGCAGCTCTACCTCGACACCCTGCAGTCCTGGCCCGAGGGGGAGGTGCCCGAGGTCGCGCTCGGCGCGCCCAAGAAGGCGGGGCCCAAGAAGGCCGCGGCGAAGAAGCCTGCGAAGAAGGCGGCCAAAAACACGGCGAAGAAGGCGGCGGCGAAGAAGGTGGCCAAGGCCGCGAAAAACTCTGCCGCCACGAAGAAGTCGGCGGCGAAGAGCCCCGGATCGGCCGCTGAGTCCGGGGCGCCCCCACCGGTGCAGGGCCGGCCATGA